The Rhododendron vialii isolate Sample 1 chromosome 3a, ASM3025357v1 nucleotide sequence TATCATTAGAGTGATAGTCCTCCTAAATATGCTCTCCCGTTGGACCTAATATAGGCATATGATTTTGTGGCTTGGGAATTTTTGATTTGACGATATGAGCATTGAGCATTGTGGAATTCCCTGGAAAATTCGTGCTGAGGGTAAAGCATCGTGTCTCGCAACCATGTTCTCAGTGCTTGTAAATGGGGAAGTGGAGGGTTATTTTGCGGCTAAAAGAGGTTGAGACAAGGTGATCCAATCTTCCCTTACCTATTCCCGCCGGTGATGGAAGCTTTTTCAGCACAGATTCCATAGAAGCACAAAAATCACTTTGATTCAACAAGTACAGAAATTACACTATCGTGTTGGCAGACCTCCTTTTCAACGTACTCAAGGGCTCTGCGTGTCACCTTTCACAAAAATGGGGCATTTTAAGCCCCAAAACTGAAAATAAGTAAGCATTTACCCCTCTTTTTTCAACACTTAGTCTTCTCCCACAAGTTTACCTACTTGAGGGCTCGGTGTGTTCAATTTCTGTGCATAACGAACATTGACTGGACGACCGAACAAACTTAAAATCAGTAAGCCTTTGAGAACTAGTCCCAAGTCCGGCGTGTCCAAACTTGTTAAATTTCATCTCGTACTGAAAAACGGTCATAAGCTGTCGATGCACATTTACAACACATTCCGTTGAAGAAGCACAATAAGAGGAAATCGTCGTGAACATTTTATGTACTATGGGAATCTTGTTTCTTATGAGTCCCACGAGAAGGTGTCCATGGCTTCGGTCTCTTGCTCCTCTTCTTCGGTGGTACGTTCTCCATTTGAGTGACCTGTGACAGTCCCTCCTCGTCATTAGGGCCCATTGGCGACAGACTACTTCCTCTCCCAAGccctctcctttttcttccCCTACCTCTCTCCCCACCTCTAATGGCTTCCACCACTCCAGCTATCTTTCCCCCTAAGTCGACCTCTCCATCTCCTCCCCCTTGCCCTCCCCTTCCCCATGTTTGTAGCTCAGCCCCTCCCTGTCCTCcaacatcttcttcttcccccaCATCAAcctccacctctccctctcctccaacCCCTTCATCTTCCCCTACTCTTAGCTTGACCTCCCCCTGTCCTCCTACCTCTTCCCCTACCGTTACCCCTAcctctccctcttcttctcTCCAGGACTCAACCACTCCGTTACCTCCAACCCCTGCTCCTCCCCCACCATCAGTATCATCTCTACCATGATCCACCTGTGTCAAGCCCACATCCTCCATAGTGGCATCCTCGGATGGATAAGGCATGACTGACATAGAAACATGCTGTAAAGTGGCCCGGTTGGTCATTGCAAGATCGGGTATTGGCTGAGAGGTGGAGTTGGTGATAGCCAGGTCCTCATTAGCGTGTTGTGGCTGCATCTCTTCCTCTGGGTCTCCACAAAAGTCGCCTGAGAGTGGTGTGGATGCACTAGGCTCTTGTGCAGTGTGGGCAGAAATATTAGCCAGATCTTGGCATGTTCCCATTGAAGTCGATGGTTGTAATGTCAAGGGTTCATTGGTCAATCGTTGCTGCTGATTCACTTGACGTAGCACATCATAACATCTGTCTCTTATGGTGGCAAGAGCATGCAATGCCTCAGGACATGGAGTTGTAGTCGCCCGTAGTGCGTTTTCTGCCGTATCTGCCAAATTATAATCATCTGCCACACGCTGCGTCTGtggaaacaaaaaccaaaaccacgaaaAAGTTCCAATGAAGACATCGTAATGCTAAGGTTAAGGGTGCAATAACCAATTTGGGAAGATACTACTCGTTAAACGTTTACGTCGAACCTACCAAGACCTCAATGACTCCCCCAGTACCCTGGTATCCACTCACAGCTCGATGAGAAGGATTTCCAATCAACAAACGTGTGTGCCTCCTGTACCACTGCATGTAGTTGTCCTGGTATTCTATGACTCTATCGGACCTGTCAGCGGGTACAATTCGATCCCTACGTTCCTCCCATATTGTAATGAATTTAGCATGCTCTCGGGCCCAATCGGTGTTGTGGTGGCCACGTCTATCTATACTGTGCAACCTCCGATCAGTGTCAAAGCAGTCCGGTATATCCTGCACACATCCAAACTGACGAAGTACCCGCTGTGGAAGATGCCACTCCACCAACTCAAAACAAATAAGTGGCACATGGGCCATCCAAATATCGATCCCTACTGTGCAGTAATTAGGCAAAACGTCCATCACCGAATCCCCGTATGGCTTCCATATAAACTGAAATTAAAGCATTAACCATTATAAGTTTTAATGAAGTGGAAGCCTTAAGCCTTCATCTACTTTCTAATAAAGATGGAGTTAATATTGCAACAAAGTCTATAAAAACAT carries:
- the LOC131319230 gene encoding serine/threonine-protein phosphatase 7 long form homolog, which translates into the protein MIHEAEIGPQGPPLLTLRHMSDRLWEQHDTTSLTCRRADSGFWDTPIHIRVLHYLIRAGFYGVARIGFIRLDHALITALVERWRQETHTFHFPTGESTVTLQDVSVLLGLPVDGSPITGVDHAHPPSVWVGECQRLLGRSPEDTHIRGGRLQIQWLIDNFGELPENATEETVRCYARAYILRLIGGFLMPDKSQNLVKLMFLQFFEDLDCCGTYNWGGAVLATLYRMLCRASRPGDKEIGGPLVLLQIWAWERLPRIAPRRLQDVGPGQGPIQDGDQQLPGGPWGSRWRVGFALDQVPTHVVTVYRDQFNRLTFDEFIWKPYGDSVMDVLPNYCTVGIDIWMAHVPLICFELVEWHLPQRVLRQFGCVQDIPDCFDTDRRLHSIDRRGHHNTDWAREHAKFITIWEERRDRIVPADRSDRVIEYQDNYMQWYRRHTRLLIGNPSHRAVSGYQGTGGVIEVLTQRVADDYNLADTAENALRATTTPCPEALHALATIRDRCYDVLRQVNQQQRLTNEPLTLQPSTSMGTCQDLANISAHTAQEPSASTPLSGDFCGDPEEEMQPQHANEDLAITNSTSQPIPDLAMTNRATLQHVSMSVMPYPSEDATMEDVGLTQVDHGRDDTDGGGGAGVGGNGVVESWREEEGEVGVTVGEEVGGQGEVKLRVGEDEGVGGEGEVEVDVGEEEDVGGQGGAELQTWGRGGQGGGDGEVDLGGKIAGVVEAIRGGERGRGRKRRGLGRGSSLSPMGPNDEEGLSQVTQMENVPPKKRSKRPKPWTPSRGTHKKQDSHST